The Paenibacillus amylolyticus genome contains the following window.
ATGATGACGGTTACATACATCGGTTTCATCAGTGGAAATACGATTCGGAAGAACACACCGTAGGCAGAGCTTCCATCTACCCGGGCCGCTTCCTCAATCTCCAGCGGGACGGATTTTACGAATCCGTGAAACAGGAAGACAGACATCGGTGCCCCGAAACCGAGATAACAGATAATGAGGCCGCCAAGGCTGTCGATAAATCCCAGATTACTGGTTACAGTAACGAGTGGAATCATGATAGACTGAAACGGAATCACCATCGCGGCAATGAACATGCCGAACAAAATCCGGTTGAACCGGGTATCGCTGCGAACCATCCGGTACGCGGCCATGGAACTGATCAGCACAAGCAACAGATTGCTGACGACCGTAACGATAAGCGAGTTCATCAGCGCGGACGGGAAGTTAATTTTCTCCCAGGCATTCGCATAGTTGCCCCACTGGAATACTTCCGGCCATGCAGCCGAATTGGTGAGCAGGTCACCAAAGGTTTTGACTGAATTGACGAACAGGAAGTAAAACGGAACCAGGAATAAAAGTCCAATGAGCACCATGACAATCTCGGTTAAAATGGTACTGAAGCGGTAATTTTTCGTTGTCTCCATTAGGCCTCTACCTCCTTGCTCTTC
Protein-coding sequences here:
- a CDS encoding carbohydrate ABC transporter permease: METTKNYRFSTILTEIVMVLIGLLFLVPFYFLFVNSVKTFGDLLTNSAAWPEVFQWGNYANAWEKINFPSALMNSLIVTVVSNLLLVLISSMAAYRMVRSDTRFNRILFGMFIAAMVIPFQSIMIPLVTVTSNLGFIDSLGGLIICYLGFGAPMSVFLFHGFVKSVPLEIEEAARVDGSSAYGVFFRIVFPLMKPMYVTVIILNTLWIWNDYLLPSLILQSSNLRTIPIATFALFGQYTKQWDLALPALVLGIMPIIIFFLLMQKYIIQGITAGSVKG